The DNA region TCCAGGCTTTCGATCTGCGCGGTTTCCTCGCCGCAGATATAGGCGCCCGCGCCACGATGGACGAACACGTCGAAGTCATAGCCTGACCCGCAGGCGTTCTTGCCGATGAAGCCCTTTTCATAGGCCTGCTCGACCGCAGCGAAGAGCACCTTCGCCTCATAGATGAACTCGCCGCGGATATAGATGTACGCCGCGCGCGCGCGCATCGCGAAGCCGGCGATCAGCGCGCCTTCGATCAGCTTGTGCGGATCGTGGCGGATGATTTCGCGGTCCTTGCACGAACCCGGCTCGGATTCGTCGGCGTTGATGACCAGGAAGCTGGGACGGCCGTCCTTGCTTTCCTTGGGCATGAAGCTCCACTTCATGCCGGTCGGGAAGCCAGCGCCGCCACGGCCGCGCAGGTTCGACGCCTTGACGATGTCGATGATCGCGTCCTGGCCGATTTCCATCAGCTTCTTGGTATTGTCCCAATCGCCGCGCTTCATCGCCGCGTCGATGCCCCAATCCTGGAAGCCATGGACGTTGGTGAAGATGCGGTCCTTGTCGGACAGCGGCCCTACGAAGGGGGGCGGAGCAGGAGGTGCGGTTTCGTCGGCCATTACCGGCCCTTTCCGATCAGTTTTTCAGCCACGAAATAGGCGATAACGGCGAGCGCCAGCCCGATGACCAGGCCCAGCACCGCGCCGATGATCTTGAGCGCGATCACGAAGACGATGACGCCCAGGATGATGGCGATCAACGCGCTCATGCCCATTCACCCCGATAATCGTGGTTTTCGGTGACCATCTCCTTGAGGGTGGTAGGACCACCTTCGGGCGCGCTGGTCTGGCGGTCGATCTGCGGGCCGATCTTGGGCTGGCCCCCAGTGGCCAGCGTTTCCAGGATCGCGCTCATGCTGTCATAGGTCAGATCTTCGTAATTATCATCGTTGATCTGGACCATCGGCGCGTTGGCGCAAGCGCCCAGGCATTCGACTTCGGTCAGGGTGAACAGGCCGTCGGGGGTCGTGCCGCCCTTGACCAAGCCTTTATTCTTGCAGGCCGAAAAGACATCGTCGGAACCGCGCAACATGCACGGCGTCGTGCCGCACACTTGCACATGATAACGGCCCACCGGCGCAAGATTGTACATGGTGTAGAAGGTCGCGACCTCATAGACGCGCATGTACGGCATATCGAGCTGACGCCCGATATATTCCATCACCGGCACCGGCAGCCAGCCATTGGTCTGCGTTTCCGCACCCACC from Sphingobium sp. HWE2-09 includes:
- a CDS encoding complex I 24 kDa subunit family protein; the encoded protein is MADAVHIPDEAETRARWGAFEWTAENAEQAKTVIARYPAGRQQSAVMPLLDLAQRQVGAETQTNGWLPVPVMEYIGRQLDMPYMRVYEVATFYTMYNLAPVGRYHVQVCGTTPCMLRGSDDVFSACKNKGLVKGGTTPDGLFTLTEVECLGACANAPMVQINDDNYEDLTYDSMSAILETLATGGQPKIGPQIDRQTSAPEGGPTTLKEMVTENHDYRGEWA